The DNA segment TATTAAGCGAGTTCCCCCAGAAGCGAGAATTTCTAAAGTTGGCGCATCAACCAAATCATGGACAAATACGCAAACAGATGGAAATCCAGCAGCTAAGATGGCGGTATTCCGACTTAAGCGGGGTTCAAAAAAAACCAACTCATGTTGGTGCAGAGAATTTGCAGCTTCTAAAAACTGTCGATCATAGGCCTTTGTACTGAAGACTGCTATTTTCATAAGACCCCAGGCTGTATGCTGCATATTTTTCCAATCTATGATAGCTTGCAGTTTGCCGGGGCGATCGCATCTTCGATTACTGCCAGTTACAGACTTTAACCTTGTTTTTGGCAATCTCACAGCTAAAGCAAAACTTTAGAATTCACGGGAAAAATTCCCCCTCCAGCCCCAAGGGCAAAGGTAAAGGTTAAAATTAGTTCAACCTTTGTATTGTAGGGAATGTGTCCCACATCACTAAGAGTGCGGTTCACTGCATAAATCCTGATTGTCAACGTCCTTATCCTCAACCTTGGGGAAACAAGTTTTGTAACAGCTGTGGCACATTGCTACAGCTGTTAGATCGTTATGTCCCGCTCCAACCATTGGGTTCGGGAGGTTTTGCCCAAATTTACACGGTTTGGGATGAAAAAACCCAGACAGAGAAAGTCCTCAAAGTTTTGGTGGAACATTCCCCAAAAGCACTGGAATTGTTTACACAAGAGGCAGAGGTTTTAATTAAGTTACGCCATCCGGGTGTTCCCAGGGTGGAATCTGATGGTTATTTTCAGATAAATTTGCCCACTCCTAAACCGCGTCAACTAGCTTGTTTGGTGATGGAAAAAATTAACGGACAGACTTTGGAGGAGATATTAAAAAATTATCCTCAAGGATGTCCAGAGAATTTGGTGTTAATTTGGTTTTCTCAAGCGGTAAAAATTTTACAGGAATTGCACAAATGCCAGATTATTCACCGGGACATCAAACCTTCTAATTTGATGTTGCGAACTCCGTCAAGCACTCTAGCCCTGACTCCAGGGGAAAACAAACTGGAATTGGTATTGATTGATTTTGGTGGGGTAAAACAATTTAACACCCCTAAACTGCGTCGAGAGTCTAGTTCGACTAGATTATATTCTTCAGGTTACAGTCCCCCAGAACAGATAACTGGTAGCAATGTAGTTCCTGCGACCGATTTTTATGCCCTCGGTCGAACGATGATTGAATTACTGACGGGTAAATATCCGCCGGAGTTGGAAGATCCCCAAACTGGATTTCTGGACTGGCGAAATCAAAGTCAGGTTAACCCGAAACTAGCAGATTTACTAGATGAGATGATACTCGAAGATGTGCGATCGCGTCCGATAAATGCGGTAATGATTCAAAAACGCTTGACAAAGATTATCCGCACATCTTCGCATCTGGGCTTATTTTCCCAAATTCAGAACTTCATTCAGCAAGCCGCAACACAAATTTCCCGGAAATTAATACTATCAATCCAAGCCATTGAGCAAGCATTCAGCAATTTAACCAAAGCTATAGGTAAAACAGTTGTTTTTATAGCTAAGGCAATTTTCCAAGCTTTACAAGCTTGTTTAGCCATTATTTGGGCAATGCTACTAACTAGTTTAGGGGCTAGTACAGGTACAATTACCGGATTTATCATCGCCTATCGAACAGTTTTAGGTGACCAATTTTCCGAATATATTTTTACTCAGCTACCCGAATTAGTAAGTAATAGTCAAGCGGTTATGGCGACAGAAATTATAGTGTTCGTCGGCGCAGGCTTAGGAACCGCATGGGGACTGACCATATCGGGGTGTTTTGGTCAACGCAGACGGTTTTTAGTAGCATCGCTGATGGGTATGATCAGCTATGGGTTTAGCTGGTTAGTTTTGCAACTCATCACAACCAAAAATAGTGGCGAAGGACTATTGGGAGTAATTTTAGTGGCAGTTTTTCTGTTCACATTGAGTATAGGTTTTCGTAGCCATCACATAGTTCATGCTGTGGTGGCGGCATTTGGGACGGCAGTTATCTTCGCAATATTAATTACTTTTGGCTTTCCCACTACTGTTTTTCAATTTTCTGGTCAGCCCCTCTGGTCGGCTTTATCCCTACCCATAGCCTTTTTTACTTTGATGAGTCTGTTGATGAGCTTTTGGTTAGGAGTGAGTTATTACCTGATTGTCCCTGGGTTGCGCTGTTTGGGGTGGCGTTAAAACAGTAAGGGCTTGCCACCCAATTATGTCTCCTCACTGATATAGCAACCGCCAAGGAGGTTAAGACATAAACGGATAATCAAACTTAGACACCACTCGGGTTTTAACCCACTCCCCACTCCCTACTCCCCAGCTATAACTGTTTTTCCCCATGCCCAAAGACAAGATCCCCCTAGCTTTTTTTTACTTTTAGCTAGGGGGATCACATATGTGGTAGTCTATAAATGGTTCAGTATAGTTGCTTACGAGATTAATTCTAAACCCTAAATCTAGTTTTGTGTAGTCCTATAAATAGAATTTATAAGATTTTTATAGTTTCTTCACCACCACTTCATTTTCGTGATTTACCAAAAAATTCGGATATATTTAAGTGTTGTATCAAGTATTGCATAACTTTTCATCCTTGTTAATCACCGTAAAAAGTATGAAACTCAAGATTGTCTTTAGTGTCGCCCTGTTAGTTTGTTTGGGTTTGACAGAGCAAGCCTTTGCCGTGAACCAGCAAGACTTGGAACAGTTGAAGACAGCAGGCTCTTGTCCTAGATGTGACTTGAGTGGTGCTGATTTAACTCAAATGAGTCTGGTGAGAGCAAATTTGCGAGGTGCTAACTTGAAGGGTGCCATTCTATCTCAAGCGAATCTCGCCAGTGCAGACCTAACAGGGGCTAATTTAGAAGCTGCGCTTCTGGATTTCGCCAACCTAACTGGGGCTTCTTTGACAGGCGCAAATTTGAAATCAGCATCATTGACAAATGCTAACTTATCTTTTGCTGGTTTAATCAGTACCAATTTAGAAGCAACTAACTTTCAGGATGCCAATTTACAGTTGACAAATTTCCGGGGGGCGCATTTCCGACTCACAACTCTGGCTAATGGTGCTGTGACTTCTGATAAGCCTTATGACTGGTCTTTAGAGCGTACAACTGCCAGTGAATGTCATAAATTCAAAACTGCAAATGTTCCAGGTACAACTTGCTCTAGCAATTGACCGAGAATAACGGGATACAAGCCCCGTCCTTTGAGGACGGCTTTCTGGTAAAATGGGAATATAGTCGCCATAGGGCATTGGGAGACTTTAAACGAACGTCGAGGGATGGTAAGACTATTTCGATAGCACAACCCAATGAAGCGTTAAGGAATCCTCTCTCCTTCAGGAAGAGGAGGTATGTCAAATTGAAATGTAGGTCAGGTTCAAATCAAGTCCTTGTGATTGCGATCGCAGCGTGTCTCAGGCATAAGTTCCGCTTATAGGTTAGTGTGCCGGAGGCATAAGCTTCGCGTAGCTTGAACCTGATATCCTACCATACGCCTCAACAGAGCCTAGGTTTTAGTCCTATACTCTGGCTGTAGAACAAGAGCATTTTATTCTGAAAGACTTTTCTATCATGGGAACAAAGCCTGTCAGATAAAATAGAGTAATGCTAACCCATATTAAAGACTTAACCACAAAATTAGCTCCCCGTTTAATTGAAATTCGCCGCCATATCCACTCACACCCAGAACTTAGTGGTCAAGAATACCAAACATCTGCCTTTGTAGCTGGCGTGTTGTCTTCAAGTGGTCTTCATGTGCAAGAGGGAATTGGTAAAACTGGGGTGATTGGAGAATTGCCAAATAATTCCACAGATGAGCGTGTATTGGCAATTCGTACTGATATGGATGCTTTGCCAATTCAAGAACGGACAAAGTTAGAATATGCTTCTCGTACAGAAGGTGTCATGCACGCTTGCGGTCACGATGTTCACACCACCGTTGGCTTAGGAACAGCAATGGTACTGTCCCAAATGGCAGAGGAATTGGGGGCTAAGGTACGGTTTTTATTTCAACCAGCTGAAGAAATTGCTCAAGGCGCAAGCTGGATGGTAAATGATGGGGCTATGGAAAATGTGTCAGCTGTATTAGGAGTTCATGTTTTCCCTTCTATACCCGCAGGATCTATTGGTGTGCGTTACGGCGCATTAACGGCTGCTGCTGACGATTTAGAGATTATCATTATCGGAGAATCTGGGCATGGGGCGCGTCCTCATGAAGCGATTGATGCCATCTGGATTGCTTCCCAAGTGATTACTTCATTGCAACAAGCCATTAGCCGCACACAAAATCCTTTGCGTCCTGTGGTGTTGAGTATAGGCAAGATTACTGGTGGTAGAGCGCCCAATGTGATTGCTGATCATGTACAGTTGTTGGGAACAGTGCGATCGCTCCATCCCGAAACCCGAAATCAACTCCCCAATTGGATTGAAAATATTGTGGCTAATGTCTGCCATTCTTTTGGGGCGCGTTATCAAGTTAATTATCGTCAAGGGGTGCCGAGTGTGCAGAATGATTATGCCATCACCCAATTATTACAATCATCGGCTGAAGAAGCTTGGAGTAGCGATCGCGTCCAAGTCTTACCCGAACCTTCTCTAGGCGCTGAAGACTTCTCTGTGTATTTAGAACACGCCCCCGGTTCCATGTTTCGCTTAGGCGTAGGTTACAAAGATAGAATTATTAATCACCCATTACACCATCCTGAATTTGAAGTTGATGAATCTGCAATTATCACCGGGGTGGTGACTATGGCTTACACCGCTTATAAGTATTGTCAGTAATACGGTAAATCCAACTTATCCTTGTACGGTTTACCCAATTTCTTTCAGGCTTTGCTGGGATTAAATTACTTATCAGAGAGAAGAAATAAAGCAAATAAAACT comes from the Nodularia sp. NIES-3585 genome and includes:
- a CDS encoding serine/threonine-protein kinase produces the protein MSHITKSAVHCINPDCQRPYPQPWGNKFCNSCGTLLQLLDRYVPLQPLGSGGFAQIYTVWDEKTQTEKVLKVLVEHSPKALELFTQEAEVLIKLRHPGVPRVESDGYFQINLPTPKPRQLACLVMEKINGQTLEEILKNYPQGCPENLVLIWFSQAVKILQELHKCQIIHRDIKPSNLMLRTPSSTLALTPGENKLELVLIDFGGVKQFNTPKLRRESSSTRLYSSGYSPPEQITGSNVVPATDFYALGRTMIELLTGKYPPELEDPQTGFLDWRNQSQVNPKLADLLDEMILEDVRSRPINAVMIQKRLTKIIRTSSHLGLFSQIQNFIQQAATQISRKLILSIQAIEQAFSNLTKAIGKTVVFIAKAIFQALQACLAIIWAMLLTSLGASTGTITGFIIAYRTVLGDQFSEYIFTQLPELVSNSQAVMATEIIVFVGAGLGTAWGLTISGCFGQRRRFLVASLMGMISYGFSWLVLQLITTKNSGEGLLGVILVAVFLFTLSIGFRSHHIVHAVVAAFGTAVIFAILITFGFPTTVFQFSGQPLWSALSLPIAFFTLMSLLMSFWLGVSYYLIVPGLRCLGWR
- a CDS encoding pentapeptide repeat-containing protein encodes the protein MKLKIVFSVALLVCLGLTEQAFAVNQQDLEQLKTAGSCPRCDLSGADLTQMSLVRANLRGANLKGAILSQANLASADLTGANLEAALLDFANLTGASLTGANLKSASLTNANLSFAGLISTNLEATNFQDANLQLTNFRGAHFRLTTLANGAVTSDKPYDWSLERTTASECHKFKTANVPGTTCSSN
- a CDS encoding M20 family metallopeptidase, producing MLTHIKDLTTKLAPRLIEIRRHIHSHPELSGQEYQTSAFVAGVLSSSGLHVQEGIGKTGVIGELPNNSTDERVLAIRTDMDALPIQERTKLEYASRTEGVMHACGHDVHTTVGLGTAMVLSQMAEELGAKVRFLFQPAEEIAQGASWMVNDGAMENVSAVLGVHVFPSIPAGSIGVRYGALTAAADDLEIIIIGESGHGARPHEAIDAIWIASQVITSLQQAISRTQNPLRPVVLSIGKITGGRAPNVIADHVQLLGTVRSLHPETRNQLPNWIENIVANVCHSFGARYQVNYRQGVPSVQNDYAITQLLQSSAEEAWSSDRVQVLPEPSLGAEDFSVYLEHAPGSMFRLGVGYKDRIINHPLHHPEFEVDESAIITGVVTMAYTAYKYCQ